DNA sequence from the bacterium genome:
CCAGCAAAATTTACATACATTCAATTATAGAGCAAATTGACTGCAATAAATTACTAAGGACACCGCGCTCAACAGGGAGTTAAAGATATGCACCGGCAGAAGATAGATAAACTCGACCAATTATTCCCCTGGTATTGTGGACAGGCGCCAGAGTCTTGCGATTGGTAAAAAATTAAGCAGCAACGTCTTCTTCGAGGATAGCGCTCATTACAATATGGGCATTAGCTTCTTCTAAGCTGGTATGGCCATCAAGCACTTTAGAAATAGCATCTTGCGCAATCGGCACCATCCCGCCGGCGATCGCTGAACTTCGTATAGCGCTCATTTGCGATCGCTTAATGACGTGACGCTGTATCTCTTCGTCTACGCTCAAAACTTCCAAGATAGTAAGGCGCCCTAAATATCCTGTTTTGTTGCAATTATTGCAGCCTACCGGCCTGAATATCTTCGTGTTTTCAGGCAGACCAAAATGTCGGCATTCTTCATCTGTGGGCAAATCTTCTTGCTTGCAATCAGGGCATAGCCTTCTGACTAATCGCTGCGCCACTGCTCCCACTAACGCTGAGTTGATAAGAAATGGTTCGATCCCGATGTCAATCAAACGCGGAATAGCGCTAGCCGCATCGTTGGTATGAAGAGTAGAAAGGACGAGGTGACCGGTCATAGCGGCGCGGCAAGCGATCTCGGCCGTTTCCTGATCTCGAATTTCACCAACGAGAATTATATCAGGGTCTTGGCGCAAAGCCGAACGTAATTGAGCCGCAAAAGTGAAACCGATACGCTCGTGAACCTGGGATTGTCCAATTCCTTCAATCTCATACTCGACAGGATCTTCACAAGTTAAAATATTTCGAGTATCCGATCGAAGCCGTATTAATGAAGCATAAAGAGTGGTTGTTTTACCTGAACCTGTTGGGCCGGTCAATAACACTAAACCATGTGGTCGATTTATAAGACTCTCATAGCGCTTAAAGTTATGTTCCGAGAAACCTAATTGGTTCAGGTCAAGAATGCCTTTACTTCTGTCCAGAACTCGAAGTACTACACGCTCCCCGTGACGAGTGGGCAACGTTGATATACGCATATCAACATGCCCCTGATTCACCT
Encoded proteins:
- a CDS encoding ATPase, T2SS/T4P/T4SS family, translating into MYHSRPMGKILLDQGMITPEQLREALEKQKETMQRLGDVLVENGWVSKEELNEVQATQYDVPYEPLAATVPREVIDLISASVAQSSKVLPVSLENGILNLAMANPIDFSTIDWIQVQTKLNVVPRFTPLDRLDRALAFYYGVIEDTEQDDLLETEAIGDRISIEDVKRASEEPPVISLVNLILTDAIKTRASDIHLEPGPNSFEVRYRVDGSLRRVKTIPKSMQAACISRIKIMAELDISERRLPQDGRMGLKVNQGHVDMRISTLPTRHGERVVLRVLDRSKGILDLNQLGFSEHNFKRYESLINRPHGLVLLTGPTGSGKTTTLYASLIRLRSDTRNILTCEDPVEYEIEGIGQSQVHERIGFTFAAQLRSALRQDPDIILVGEIRDQETAEIACRAAMTGHLVLSTLHTNDAASAIPRLIDIGIEPFLINSALVGAVAQRLVRRLCPDCKQEDLPTDEECRHFGLPENTKIFRPVGCNNCNKTGYLGRLTILEVLSVDEEIQRHVIKRSQMSAIRSSAIAGGMVPIAQDAISKVLDGHTSLEEANAHIVMSAILEEDVAA